The genomic window TGCCAATCGCCATGGAAGAGAAGCTTCGCTTCGCTATCCGTGAAGGTGGCCGTACAGTCGGCGCCGGCGTTGTCTCTAAGATTGTAGAATAGTCTAAGGAAAACCATAGTGGGTCGGGATTACCCGGCCTACCGCCCGATCGGGAAGGCTTTTAGGGGTGTAGCTCAGTTGGTAGAGCATCGGTCTCCAAAACCGAGGGTCGTGGGTTCGAGTCCCTCCGCCCCTGCCACTCGAAAGAGCTGCCGCTCAAGGCATTTAATGACGCGAACTACATGAAAATGTGGTCTCGCGTTTTGGAGTTTAAGAAGAATGGCCAAAAAACCGCCAGCAACAGCAAAGGCGCAGGGCGCCAAGGCTGATAAGGTCGCCTCTGTAGGGCCTGTCCAGTATTTA from Litorimonas taeanensis includes these protein-coding regions:
- a CDS encoding EF-Tu C-terminal domain-related protein, with the translated sequence PIAMEEKLRFAIREGGRTVGAGVVSKIVE